In Aeromicrobium marinum DSM 15272, one genomic interval encodes:
- a CDS encoding alkaline phosphatase D family protein, whose protein sequence is MTQIMFGHGVASGDPLPTSVVLWTRVTPTPEALPGSGVGPDTSVTWQVATSQAFSSIVKSGTVTTGTDRDHTVKVDATDLAPGTTYWYRFVADGQNSPIGRTRTAPADETATGKLRFGVVSCANYQAGFFSAYRHLAGQQLDAVIHLGDYIYEYANGEYGLGQGNVVVRPQQPEHEILVLDDYRQRHATYKSDPDLQTLHASAAFICTWDDHETANDAFIGGAENHDPATEGDWEARRQAAFRAYDEWMPVRMSGTSAIGDGYQLYRRFRFGQLADLSMLDLRTYRSAPGGAFDFTPIPDAPNRKIAGDEQLGWLESGLVESDAQWKLIGNPVMITPVLFPPLPNQVRDALVDFAGLLPVEGQAYNTDQWDGYTVERRRVLEFLADHGIINTVFLTGDIHSGWACELPVNPGLAPFSTNIGTELVCSSVTSNNLKDIVGAPPRSVSVGVETAIKTANRHIKYLDFDSHGYSVLEVTPSRLQMDWYVISDRADPQATAAWSTSYSVEAGTQRVQKVSAPTVGGAA, encoded by the coding sequence GTGACGCAGATCATGTTCGGCCACGGTGTGGCCTCCGGTGACCCCTTGCCCACCTCGGTCGTCCTGTGGACCCGGGTCACCCCGACGCCCGAAGCGCTCCCCGGATCAGGGGTCGGCCCCGACACCTCCGTGACGTGGCAGGTCGCCACCTCGCAGGCGTTCAGCTCGATCGTGAAGTCCGGGACCGTGACCACCGGCACCGACCGCGACCACACGGTCAAGGTGGACGCGACCGACCTCGCCCCCGGCACCACCTACTGGTACCGGTTCGTGGCCGACGGGCAGAACTCCCCCATCGGCCGCACCCGCACCGCGCCCGCCGACGAGACCGCCACCGGCAAGCTGCGGTTCGGCGTGGTGTCGTGCGCGAACTACCAGGCCGGCTTCTTCAGCGCCTACCGCCACCTGGCCGGTCAGCAGCTCGACGCCGTGATCCACCTCGGCGACTACATCTACGAGTACGCCAACGGCGAGTACGGCCTCGGTCAGGGCAACGTCGTCGTGCGACCGCAGCAGCCCGAGCACGAGATCCTCGTGCTCGACGACTACCGGCAGCGACACGCCACCTACAAGTCCGACCCCGACCTGCAGACGCTGCACGCCTCGGCGGCCTTCATCTGCACCTGGGACGACCACGAGACCGCCAACGACGCGTTCATCGGCGGCGCCGAGAACCACGACCCGGCCACCGAGGGTGACTGGGAGGCCCGCCGTCAGGCCGCCTTCCGCGCCTACGACGAGTGGATGCCCGTGCGCATGTCGGGCACGTCGGCCATCGGCGACGGCTACCAGCTGTACCGGCGGTTCCGGTTCGGCCAGCTCGCCGACCTGTCGATGCTGGACCTGCGCACCTACCGCTCCGCCCCTGGCGGCGCGTTCGACTTCACCCCCATCCCCGACGCGCCGAACCGCAAGATCGCCGGCGACGAGCAGCTGGGCTGGCTGGAGTCCGGGCTGGTGGAGTCCGACGCCCAGTGGAAGCTGATCGGCAACCCCGTGATGATCACGCCGGTGCTGTTCCCCCCGCTGCCCAACCAGGTGCGCGACGCCCTGGTGGACTTCGCCGGGCTGCTGCCCGTGGAGGGCCAGGCGTACAACACCGACCAGTGGGACGGCTACACCGTCGAGCGCCGCCGCGTGCTGGAGTTCCTCGCCGACCACGGCATCATCAACACCGTCTTCCTCACCGGCGACATCCACTCCGGGTGGGCGTGCGAGCTGCCGGTCAACCCGGGTCTGGCGCCGTTCTCGACCAACATCGGCACCGAACTGGTGTGCTCGTCGGTCACCAGCAACAACCTCAAGGACATCGTCGGGGCCCCGCCGCGGTCGGTGTCGGTGGGCGTGGAGACCGCGATCAAGACCGCCAACCGGCACATCAAGTACCTCGACTTCGACAGCCACGGCTACTCGGTGCTGGAGGTGACGCCGTCCAGGCTGCAGATGGACTGGTACGTCATCAGTGACCGCGCCGACCCGCAGGCCACCGCCGCCTGGTCGACGTCGTACTCCGTCGAGGCAGGGACCCAACGCGTCCAGAAAGTCTCTGCACCGACCGTGGGAGGTGCGGCATGA
- a CDS encoding alkaline phosphatase family protein: MSGVGGLGRRTFIRAAAAGGGAVVISGASGAPWANALLGPIGAKKRVYVLVIDGARPDEIGFGGYMPRLQELKTSGRWFPNARALPILETIPNHTMMMTGVRPDRTGVPANEIYDPALGEVREMNRPEDLVFPTVIERLNQAGKKTGTVLSKDYLFEIFGTRATYRWEPFPLLPITNHALDVFTMSALRTMVLTADPDMVFCNLGDIDRLGHADLTGTSLQLTRKLALASTDAQIWSFVNWLKLLGRWKDTTLVVLADHSMDWSDLNKVVTLNGAFKGNPLLDGQFAFADNGGADLLTYIGPASGKAASMTEARRVALETTGVLSVHLPEELRLGPNVGDLVVFCKAGWRFSDPSLIDNPIPGNHGHPATSPIPFFIAGGKISPAVLSAPATTMDVAPTVGQVFGLGAPPGGYDGVSRL; this comes from the coding sequence ATGAGCGGCGTCGGCGGACTCGGGCGCAGGACCTTCATCCGCGCTGCTGCGGCAGGCGGAGGCGCGGTCGTCATCTCCGGCGCGTCGGGTGCCCCGTGGGCCAACGCGCTCCTGGGCCCGATCGGCGCGAAGAAGCGCGTGTACGTGCTCGTCATCGACGGCGCGCGCCCTGACGAGATCGGTTTCGGCGGCTACATGCCGCGCCTGCAGGAGCTGAAGACGAGCGGCCGCTGGTTCCCCAACGCCCGCGCGCTGCCGATCCTGGAGACCATCCCCAACCACACGATGATGATGACCGGCGTGCGGCCCGACCGCACCGGCGTGCCGGCCAACGAGATCTACGACCCGGCCCTCGGCGAGGTGCGGGAGATGAACCGTCCCGAGGACCTGGTCTTCCCGACGGTCATCGAGCGGCTCAACCAGGCCGGCAAGAAGACCGGCACGGTGCTCAGCAAGGACTACCTGTTCGAGATCTTCGGCACCCGGGCCACCTACCGGTGGGAGCCGTTCCCGCTGCTGCCGATCACCAACCACGCGCTCGACGTCTTCACGATGAGCGCGCTGCGCACGATGGTGCTGACCGCGGATCCCGACATGGTGTTCTGCAACCTCGGCGACATCGACCGGCTCGGTCACGCCGACCTCACCGGCACCTCCCTGCAGCTGACCCGCAAGCTGGCGCTGGCCTCCACCGACGCGCAGATCTGGTCGTTCGTGAACTGGCTGAAGCTGCTGGGCCGGTGGAAGGACACGACGCTGGTCGTGCTGGCCGACCACTCGATGGACTGGAGCGACCTGAACAAGGTCGTCACCCTCAACGGCGCCTTCAAGGGCAACCCTTTGCTGGACGGACAGTTCGCGTTCGCCGACAACGGCGGCGCCGACCTGCTGACCTACATCGGGCCGGCGTCGGGCAAGGCCGCGTCGATGACCGAGGCCAGGCGGGTCGCGCTCGAGACCACCGGCGTGCTGTCGGTGCACCTGCCCGAGGAGCTGCGGCTGGGCCCGAACGTGGGCGACCTGGTCGTGTTCTGCAAGGCCGGCTGGCGCTTCTCCGACCCGAGCCTGATCGACAACCCGATCCCCGGCAACCACGGCCACCCGGCCACGTCGCCGATCCCGTTCTTCATCGCCGGCGGCAAGATCTCGCCCGCGGTGCTGAGCGCTCCGGCCACGACGATGGACGTCGCCCCGACCGTCGGTCAGGTCTTCGGCCTCGGTGCGCCTCCCGGCGGGTACGACGGCGTCAGCCGCCTCTGA
- a CDS encoding DUF6318 family protein, with protein sequence MISGLILIGGCGGDDPVPREPEPTPSSTATPPPMPDQARENTVEGAAAFVTYYVDVLNYAAVTGDVDELEELTDPSCEGCARYVELFRNTYADGGAISGGAWSLGTITIRDDGIETLASTDVQINEGQYTATSSSEPEATSRTSERLTFGAVLTDAGWSTTQLFLGDPK encoded by the coding sequence GTGATCAGTGGACTGATCCTCATCGGTGGGTGCGGGGGCGACGACCCGGTGCCGCGAGAACCCGAGCCGACGCCCTCGTCGACGGCGACTCCCCCGCCGATGCCCGACCAGGCACGGGAGAACACCGTCGAGGGTGCGGCAGCGTTCGTGACCTACTACGTCGACGTGCTCAACTACGCGGCGGTGACGGGGGATGTCGACGAACTGGAGGAGTTGACGGATCCGAGTTGCGAAGGATGCGCTCGATATGTCGAACTCTTCCGAAACACCTACGCCGACGGCGGCGCCATATCCGGAGGTGCTTGGAGCCTTGGCACGATCACCATTCGAGACGACGGCATCGAGACCTTGGCCAGCACAGACGTGCAGATCAACGAGGGCCAATACACAGCCACATCAAGCTCGGAACCCGAGGCCACGTCACGAACATCCGAACGACTCACGTTCGGAGCAGTGCTAACTGACGCCGGTTGGTCCACGACCCAGCTGTTCTTGGGAGATCCGAAGTGA
- a CDS encoding LysM peptidoglycan-binding domain-containing protein codes for MSSIHAELPFTFRPARAHDAPRQERHLRAVAQVQPAAPAELRLTRRGRVAVVLAALMVIAALAVTFGSSTAATDASGRIVETTMITVQPGQTMWSIAAAANPSGDVRDTIDDIVRLNSLPNASGLQMGTSLAVPVYGD; via the coding sequence ATGAGCAGCATCCACGCCGAACTCCCGTTCACCTTCCGGCCGGCGCGTGCCCACGACGCACCGCGCCAGGAGCGGCACCTGCGGGCGGTCGCCCAGGTCCAGCCGGCGGCCCCCGCCGAGCTGCGGCTGACCCGCCGGGGCCGGGTCGCGGTCGTGCTGGCCGCCCTCATGGTCATCGCGGCCCTGGCCGTCACCTTCGGGTCGTCCACGGCGGCCACCGATGCCTCCGGTCGCATCGTCGAGACCACCATGATCACGGTGCAGCCGGGCCAGACCATGTGGAGCATCGCGGCGGCGGCCAACCCCTCGGGCGACGTGCGCGACACCATCGACGACATCGTCCGGCTCAACTCCCTGCCCAACGCCTCGGGTCTGCAGATGGGCACGTCCCTCGCGGTCCCGGTCTACGGCGACTGA
- a CDS encoding YihY/virulence factor BrkB family protein has translation MGELRSILTTAWKQASSRQASLLAAGVAFYAFLSLFPAMIAGILTYGLVVSPETLTRHTQAVGDALPADAASLITGQMESLADSSGGSLGFGLALAVVLALYSASGGVGNLVTAVNEMFGFPETRSFIKRKLLSLGLTAGALLFFVVTITLVAVAPAVLDALIDVPGLRIALEAGRWAMLLGALVVGVGVLFRLAPDRTDEQATPLVNRGVVVAAALWLVVSLGFSLYVDNFGSYGETYGALAGVVILLLWLWAGLFAMLLGASIESVREEAVLESEDDLSDPGVPPAAAGAHRSDGTDDPAVERARASST, from the coding sequence ATGGGAGAACTGCGAAGCATCCTGACCACCGCGTGGAAGCAGGCGTCGTCGCGACAGGCGTCCCTGCTGGCGGCCGGGGTGGCGTTCTACGCCTTCCTGTCACTGTTCCCGGCGATGATCGCGGGGATCCTGACCTACGGCCTCGTCGTCTCGCCGGAGACCCTGACCCGGCACACCCAGGCCGTCGGCGACGCCCTGCCCGCCGATGCCGCCTCCCTCATCACCGGTCAGATGGAGTCGCTCGCCGACAGCTCCGGCGGGTCGCTCGGGTTCGGTCTGGCACTGGCCGTCGTGCTCGCGCTGTACAGCGCGAGCGGCGGCGTCGGCAACCTGGTGACGGCCGTCAACGAGATGTTCGGGTTCCCCGAGACCCGCAGCTTCATCAAGCGCAAGCTGCTCTCCCTCGGACTCACCGCCGGCGCGCTGCTGTTCTTCGTCGTCACGATCACCCTCGTCGCCGTCGCGCCGGCCGTGCTGGACGCCCTGATCGACGTGCCCGGTCTGCGCATCGCGCTCGAGGCCGGACGGTGGGCGATGCTGCTGGGCGCCCTGGTCGTCGGCGTCGGCGTGCTGTTCCGGCTCGCCCCCGACCGCACCGACGAACAAGCCACTCCCCTGGTGAACCGTGGCGTGGTGGTCGCGGCAGCGCTGTGGCTGGTCGTGTCGCTCGGGTTCTCGCTCTACGTCGACAACTTCGGCAGCTACGGCGAGACCTACGGCGCGCTGGCCGGCGTGGTGATCCTGCTGCTGTGGTTGTGGGCCGGGCTGTTCGCGATGCTGCTGGGCGCCTCGATCGAGTCGGTCCGCGAGGAAGCGGTGCTGGAGTCCGAGGACGACCTCAGTGACCCCGGCGTTCCGCCCGCCGCAGCCGGTGCGCACCGATCCGACGGGACAGACGATCCAGCGGTCGAGCGGGCCCGGGCATCGTCGACATGA
- a CDS encoding SDR family NAD(P)-dependent oxidoreductase has protein sequence MPRPLVTPSQPRSALVTGAARGIGRAVAAELVTRGYQVVVTDVDAADAARTAAEIGAVEGFALDVTDEQANRAAAARTAAIAPLGAWVCNAGVLFEGDLVDLTSDQIRLQFDVNVLGVAWGVRAAAEVFRQQAASGVTGGEIGILASLSAHAPVPGLSAYAATKAAVLSLATSLATELLPDGIGVHAVCPDGVATAMVDGMVPGGGARQALAGGVMLTPEKVATSLVDMFGTKRVYRTLPAWRGVLGRLMSTMPGPARPLDRLSRRIGAHRLRRAERRGH, from the coding sequence ATGCCTCGCCCTCTCGTCACCCCGTCCCAGCCCCGGTCCGCCCTCGTGACGGGCGCCGCGCGGGGCATCGGCCGGGCCGTGGCCGCCGAGCTGGTGACCCGCGGCTACCAGGTGGTGGTCACCGACGTCGACGCTGCCGACGCCGCACGGACGGCGGCCGAGATCGGCGCGGTGGAGGGGTTCGCCCTCGACGTCACCGACGAGCAGGCCAACCGTGCCGCGGCGGCCCGCACGGCAGCGATCGCGCCTCTGGGCGCCTGGGTGTGCAACGCCGGCGTGCTGTTCGAGGGCGACCTGGTCGATCTCACGTCCGACCAGATCCGGCTGCAGTTCGACGTCAACGTCCTGGGGGTGGCCTGGGGTGTGCGGGCGGCCGCCGAGGTGTTCCGGCAGCAGGCGGCGAGCGGCGTGACCGGGGGAGAGATCGGCATCCTGGCCTCCCTCAGCGCCCACGCCCCGGTGCCCGGCCTGAGCGCCTACGCGGCCACCAAGGCCGCGGTGCTGTCGCTGGCGACCTCGTTGGCGACCGAGCTGTTGCCCGACGGGATCGGCGTGCACGCGGTATGTCCCGACGGGGTGGCCACGGCGATGGTCGACGGCATGGTGCCCGGTGGCGGCGCTCGTCAGGCGCTCGCCGGCGGCGTGATGCTGACGCCCGAGAAGGTCGCGACCTCGCTGGTCGACATGTTCGGGACCAAGCGGGTCTACCGGACGTTGCCGGCGTGGCGCGGCGTGCTCGGCCGGCTCATGTCGACGATGCCCGGGCCCGCTCGACCGCTGGATCGTCTGTCCCGTCGGATCGGTGCGCACCGGCTGCGGCGGGCGGAACGCCGGGGTCACTGA
- the lexA gene encoding transcriptional repressor LexA: MSDEQNTPGTDAAVTELPDGPADANGLTARQRRVLEFLRDEVEKRGYPPSMREIGQAVGLVSTSSVSHQLKQLEKMGHIRRDPFRPRAMEIFLPDGGAARHAVSSASASSYDETGIDDAHPEATYVPIVGRIAAGGPILAEERVEEIFPLPKSLVGDGTLFLLEVSGDSMIDAAICSGDYVVIRQQPVAENGEIVAAMLDGEATVKTFQRKDGQVWLLPHNDDYSPIDGTHATILGKVTAVLRRV; the protein is encoded by the coding sequence ATGAGCGACGAGCAGAACACCCCCGGAACCGACGCCGCGGTCACCGAGCTCCCCGACGGTCCCGCCGACGCCAACGGGCTCACCGCGCGGCAGCGCCGGGTCCTGGAGTTCCTGCGCGACGAGGTCGAGAAGCGGGGCTACCCGCCGAGCATGCGCGAGATCGGGCAGGCGGTGGGGCTGGTCAGCACCTCGTCGGTGTCGCACCAGCTCAAGCAGCTGGAGAAGATGGGGCACATCCGCCGCGATCCGTTCCGCCCTCGCGCCATGGAGATCTTCCTGCCCGACGGCGGCGCGGCACGCCATGCCGTCAGCAGCGCCTCCGCGTCCTCGTACGACGAGACCGGGATCGACGACGCCCACCCCGAGGCGACCTACGTCCCGATCGTGGGACGCATCGCCGCCGGTGGTCCGATCCTCGCCGAGGAGCGCGTCGAGGAGATCTTCCCGCTGCCGAAGTCGCTCGTGGGCGACGGCACGCTGTTCCTGCTCGAGGTGTCCGGCGACTCCATGATCGACGCGGCCATCTGCAGCGGTGACTACGTCGTCATCCGCCAGCAGCCGGTCGCCGAGAACGGCGAGATCGTCGCCGCCATGCTCGACGGTGAGGCCACCGTCAAGACGTTCCAGCGCAAGGACGGTCAGGTGTGGCTGCTGCCGCACAACGACGACTACTCCCCCATCGACGGCACCCACGCCACGATCCTCGGCAAGGTCACCGCGGTCCTGCGCCGCGTGTAG
- the galE gene encoding UDP-glucose 4-epimerase GalE codes for MSILVTGGAGYIGSHVVRALGLAGMDCVVIDDLSSGHAEFVPDEVPLVQASLLDAAAITRAMTDHSVEAVIHLAGFKYAGVSVDRPLHTYQQNVQGTVLLLEAMEANGVDALVFSSSAAVFGTPDVELVTEDTPTRPESPYGESKLIGEWLIADVGRSSGLRHTSLRYFNVVGSAVPELYDTSPHNLFPLVIKALREGRTPRINGTDYPTPDGTCVRDYIHVADLAEAHVVAARRLVEGETLEAVYNLGSGSGVSVREIMDAAAAATGIDFEPEIGPARPGDPARIVATGEQAARDLGWENRHTVHQMFASAWNAG; via the coding sequence ATGAGCATCCTGGTCACCGGCGGCGCCGGCTACATCGGTTCGCACGTCGTCAGGGCCCTGGGGCTGGCCGGCATGGACTGCGTCGTGATCGACGACCTCTCCAGCGGGCACGCGGAGTTCGTGCCGGACGAGGTGCCGCTGGTGCAGGCGAGCCTGCTCGATGCCGCCGCCATCACCCGGGCGATGACCGACCACTCCGTGGAGGCCGTGATCCACCTGGCCGGCTTCAAGTACGCCGGTGTCTCGGTCGACCGTCCGCTGCACACCTACCAGCAGAACGTGCAGGGCACGGTGCTGCTGCTGGAGGCGATGGAGGCCAACGGCGTCGACGCGTTGGTGTTCTCCTCCAGCGCAGCGGTGTTCGGCACGCCCGACGTGGAGCTGGTCACCGAGGACACCCCGACCCGGCCGGAGTCCCCGTACGGGGAGAGCAAGCTGATCGGCGAGTGGCTGATCGCCGACGTGGGCCGGTCATCGGGTCTGCGGCACACCTCGTTGCGGTACTTCAACGTGGTCGGGTCGGCCGTGCCGGAGCTGTACGACACCAGCCCGCACAACCTGTTCCCGCTGGTGATCAAGGCGTTGCGGGAGGGCCGCACCCCTCGCATCAACGGCACCGACTACCCCACGCCCGACGGCACGTGCGTGCGCGACTACATCCACGTGGCCGACCTGGCCGAGGCGCACGTGGTCGCGGCCCGGCGCCTGGTGGAGGGCGAGACCCTCGAGGCGGTCTACAACCTGGGCAGCGGGTCGGGCGTGTCGGTGCGCGAGATCATGGACGCCGCGGCCGCCGCGACGGGCATCGACTTCGAACCCGAGATCGGGCCGGCCCGGCCGGGCGACCCGGCCCGGATCGTGGCCACCGGCGAGCAGGCGGCCCGCGACCTGGGTTGGGAGAACCGGCACACGGTGCACCAGATGTTCGCCAGCGCCTGGAACGCCGGCTGA
- a CDS encoding ATP-dependent DNA helicase produces MPEAPSHPAPTVAAVLAAAVDSLGGTPRDGQQRMAEEIAGAFTDGRHLLVQAGTGTGKSLAYLVPSLLHDQRVVIATATLGLQHQLVERDIPALKEAARATLDEVPHHAVVKGRANYACLHRVREGAPDDQGVLIEVPEGTLGAEVVELRSWAEQQAADGHTGDKDAAPPHSDPAWRQVSVTHRECLGASRCAYAGECFAELAKEDAHRAQVVVTNHAMLAIDAIDGVPMLPEYDTVVIDEAHELTARVTQASTDELDPGLVERAARRARSHVTEDTAADDLSDASESLSDVLTRTEPGRIDSLPQPLAEVLAFVRDTARACLSAFTKETGGTEPDPGRQQARGLVDDVRRIAERMIAAGDTQVVWSSDGRGGPRLHVAPIDVAASLRDKLFADRTVVLTSATLTVGGGFDPVARSLGLAPGGDDWTGVDVGSPFDYARQGMLYVAKHLPPPARDGLGEAQIAEITELIEASGGRTLGLFSSRRAAETAAEAVRERLPDLDIWCQGDAQLSELARRFVAEPSTCLFGTLSLWQGIDVPGDTCQLVIIDKIPFPRPDDPLMSARQRLVEKGGGNGFMAVAASHAALLLAQGAGRLIRRTTDKGVVAVLDPRLVTARYGSFLAASLPTMWRTTDRDVVLSALRRLDADAG; encoded by the coding sequence ATGCCCGAAGCGCCCTCCCACCCGGCTCCCACGGTGGCTGCGGTGCTCGCCGCCGCCGTCGACTCCCTCGGCGGAACCCCCCGCGACGGCCAGCAGCGGATGGCCGAGGAGATCGCCGGAGCGTTCACCGACGGCCGTCACCTGCTGGTGCAGGCCGGCACCGGCACCGGCAAGTCGTTGGCCTACCTCGTGCCGAGCCTGCTGCACGACCAGCGGGTCGTCATCGCGACGGCCACCCTCGGCCTGCAGCACCAGCTGGTCGAACGCGACATCCCGGCGCTGAAGGAGGCCGCCCGCGCCACCCTGGACGAGGTGCCGCACCACGCGGTCGTGAAAGGCCGGGCCAACTACGCCTGCCTGCACCGGGTGCGCGAGGGCGCCCCGGACGACCAAGGGGTGCTGATCGAGGTGCCCGAGGGCACGCTGGGCGCCGAGGTCGTCGAGCTGCGGTCGTGGGCCGAGCAGCAGGCCGCCGACGGGCACACCGGCGACAAGGACGCGGCTCCGCCGCACAGCGACCCGGCGTGGCGACAGGTCAGCGTCACCCATCGCGAGTGCCTCGGAGCCTCCCGGTGCGCGTACGCGGGCGAGTGCTTCGCCGAGCTGGCCAAGGAGGACGCACACCGAGCCCAGGTGGTGGTGACCAACCACGCGATGCTCGCGATCGACGCCATCGACGGCGTGCCGATGCTGCCGGAGTACGACACCGTGGTGATCGACGAGGCCCACGAGCTGACCGCCCGGGTGACGCAGGCGTCCACCGACGAGCTCGATCCCGGCCTGGTCGAGCGAGCTGCCCGCCGGGCCCGCTCGCACGTCACCGAGGACACCGCGGCCGACGACCTCAGTGATGCCTCGGAGTCGTTGTCCGACGTGCTGACCCGCACCGAGCCGGGCCGCATCGACAGCCTTCCGCAGCCGCTGGCCGAGGTGCTCGCGTTCGTGCGCGACACCGCCCGGGCCTGCCTGTCGGCGTTCACCAAGGAGACCGGCGGCACCGAGCCGGATCCGGGACGCCAGCAGGCGAGAGGCCTGGTCGACGACGTCCGGCGGATCGCGGAGCGGATGATCGCCGCGGGCGACACCCAGGTGGTGTGGAGCAGCGACGGTCGTGGCGGCCCCCGGCTGCACGTGGCGCCGATCGACGTCGCGGCCAGCCTGCGGGACAAGCTGTTCGCCGACCGCACCGTGGTGCTCACCAGCGCCACCCTGACCGTGGGTGGGGGGTTCGACCCGGTGGCCCGCAGCCTGGGGCTCGCCCCCGGCGGCGACGACTGGACGGGGGTCGACGTCGGGTCGCCGTTCGACTACGCCCGGCAGGGCATGCTGTACGTCGCCAAGCATCTGCCGCCGCCGGCGCGCGACGGCCTGGGGGAGGCGCAGATCGCCGAGATCACCGAGCTCATCGAGGCCTCGGGCGGCCGCACGCTGGGCCTCTTCTCGTCCCGCCGTGCCGCAGAGACGGCCGCCGAGGCGGTGCGGGAGCGGCTGCCCGACCTCGACATCTGGTGCCAGGGCGATGCCCAGCTCAGCGAGCTGGCCCGGCGCTTCGTCGCCGAGCCGAGCACCTGCCTGTTCGGCACCCTGAGCCTGTGGCAGGGCATCGACGTGCCCGGCGACACCTGTCAGCTGGTCATCATCGACAAGATCCCGTTCCCGCGGCCCGACGACCCGCTGATGAGCGCCCGGCAGCGGTTGGTCGAGAAGGGCGGCGGCAACGGCTTCATGGCGGTGGCGGCGTCGCACGCCGCCCTGCTGCTCGCGCAGGGCGCGGGCCGGCTGATCCGGCGCACCACCGACAAGGGCGTGGTGGCCGTGCTCGACCCCCGGCTCGTGACGGCGCGGTACGGCTCCTTCCTCGCGGCATCGCTGCCGACCATGTGGCGCACGACCGACCGCGACGTGGTGCTGTCGGCACTGCGGCGCCTCGACGCCGACGCTGGCTAG
- the lgt gene encoding prolipoprotein diacylglyceryl transferase, whose product MTPQTLVQSIPSPSSGVWEIGPFPLRAYALGIIIGALLAIWIGERRFQARGGKDGVISDVAIWAIPFGIVGARIYHVATDPQLYFGDGQSAVDALKIWQGGLGIWGAVAGGALGAYIAARRAGVSFAAVADAIAPGLLVAQAVGRLGNYFNQELFGRPTELPWALEIDPENRPAGFLEFATFHPTFLYELLWNLAAALLLVLIDRRVRLTGGRAFALYVMFYTAGRFWIEMLRIDTVNEIGPFRLNVWTSIVVFVLAAAFFWWSRRRGAPVDRSEPSTTPAD is encoded by the coding sequence ATGACCCCCCAGACCCTCGTCCAGTCGATCCCCAGCCCCTCCTCGGGCGTCTGGGAGATCGGCCCGTTCCCGCTGCGGGCCTACGCGCTGGGCATCATCATCGGGGCCCTGCTGGCCATCTGGATCGGTGAGCGCCGGTTCCAGGCGCGCGGCGGCAAGGACGGCGTCATCAGCGACGTCGCCATCTGGGCCATCCCGTTCGGCATCGTCGGCGCCCGCATCTACCACGTGGCGACCGACCCCCAGCTGTACTTCGGCGACGGCCAGAGCGCGGTCGACGCGCTGAAGATCTGGCAGGGCGGCCTGGGCATCTGGGGCGCGGTGGCCGGCGGCGCCCTCGGCGCCTACATCGCGGCCCGCCGGGCGGGCGTCTCGTTCGCCGCCGTGGCCGACGCGATCGCGCCCGGTCTGCTGGTCGCGCAGGCCGTGGGCCGGCTCGGCAACTACTTCAACCAGGAGCTGTTCGGCCGCCCGACCGAGCTGCCGTGGGCGCTGGAGATCGACCCCGAGAACCGCCCGGCCGGATTCCTGGAGTTCGCGACCTTCCACCCCACGTTCCTGTACGAGCTGCTGTGGAACCTGGCCGCAGCCCTGCTGCTGGTGCTCATCGACCGTCGGGTGAGGCTCACGGGCGGGCGGGCGTTCGCGCTGTACGTGATGTTCTACACCGCCGGCCGGTTCTGGATCGAGATGCTGCGCATCGACACCGTCAACGAGATCGGGCCGTTCCGCCTCAACGTGTGGACGTCGATCGTGGTGTTCGTGCTGGCTGCGGCGTTCTTCTGGTGGTCACGCCGCCGGGGTGCACCTGTGGACCGGTCCGAGCCGTCGACGACCCCGGCCGACTAG